In one Ignavibacteriales bacterium genomic region, the following are encoded:
- the dut gene encoding dUTP diphosphatase, which translates to MEESVILKFKRLSNKFPDIPLPAYATNGSSGLDIRAAVDTEFIIPSGKINLIPTDLSVEIPSGYELQVRPRSGLAIINGVGVLNSPGTIDSDYRGEIKIILINLGDKDFHIHRGDRIAQLVLGKVYMAEIVETNILNDSKRGDGGFGHTGKT; encoded by the coding sequence ATGGAAGAATCAGTAATACTAAAATTCAAACGTCTGTCAAATAAATTTCCGGATATTCCGTTGCCAGCGTATGCAACCAATGGAAGTTCAGGATTAGATATTCGTGCTGCAGTTGATACTGAATTTATAATTCCATCAGGAAAAATTAATTTAATACCAACAGATTTGTCAGTTGAAATTCCATCTGGATACGAATTGCAGGTTAGACCAAGAAGCGGTTTAGCAATAATCAATGGAGTTGGAGTACTTAATTCTCCAGGTACAATTGATTCCGACTACCGTGGTGAAATAAAAATAATTTTGATAAATCTTGGTGACAAAGATTTTCATATTCATCGCGGGGATAGAATTGCACAATTGGTATTAGGCAAAGTTTATATGGCGGAAATTGTTGAGACAAATATTTTAAATGATAGCAAACGCGGAGACGGTGGATTTGGTCACACTGGGAAAACTTAA
- a CDS encoding acetyl-CoA carboxylase carboxyltransferase subunit alpha — MPKTVLDFEKPIFELELKIAEMNQYADQVDIKDEMIKLERKVRKLKENIYSNLTRWQRVQLARHPERPYTLDYIGLMTKDFIELHGDRYFKDDKSIVGGFAKLDEYKVMIIGHQKGRDTKSNVFRNFGMPNPEGYRKALRLMKLAEKFGKPIITLIDTPGAFPGMEAEQRGQAEAIARNLFEMSRIRVPILVVIIGEGASGGALGIGVGDKMLMMENCWYSVISPESCSSILWKTWDFKEQAAEALKLTAFDLLQQKIIDRIIPEPLGGAHTDYQKSAETLKAVLKEELKNLVRLKPEKLLDLRFEKFSKIGVWEE; from the coding sequence ATGCCAAAAACAGTTTTAGATTTTGAAAAACCCATTTTTGAACTTGAATTAAAAATTGCTGAAATGAATCAATATGCTGATCAGGTTGATATTAAAGATGAGATGATTAAATTAGAAAGAAAGGTGCGCAAATTGAAAGAAAATATTTATAGTAATTTAACTCGTTGGCAAAGAGTACAACTTGCCCGACACCCGGAAAGACCTTACACACTTGATTACATCGGTTTAATGACTAAAGATTTTATAGAACTGCACGGGGACAGGTATTTTAAAGATGATAAATCAATTGTTGGAGGATTTGCAAAACTCGACGAATATAAAGTGATGATAATTGGTCATCAAAAGGGAAGAGATACCAAATCCAATGTTTTTAGAAACTTCGGGATGCCAAATCCGGAAGGCTACCGTAAAGCTCTTCGGTTGATGAAACTTGCAGAAAAATTTGGGAAGCCAATCATTACTTTAATTGATACACCCGGCGCATTTCCTGGAATGGAAGCCGAACAACGCGGGCAGGCAGAGGCGATTGCCAGAAATCTTTTTGAAATGAGCCGAATTCGTGTTCCAATTTTAGTCGTTATTATTGGTGAAGGAGCAAGTGGAGGCGCTTTGGGGATTGGTGTCGGTGATAAAATGTTGATGATGGAAAACTGCTGGTATTCTGTAATTAGCCCTGAATCTTGTTCAAGCATCCTTTGGAAAACATGGGACTTTAAAGAACAGGCAGCAGAAGCACTTAAATTAACTGCATTTGATTTACTTCAACAAAAAATTATTGATAGAATAATTCCTGAACCACTTGGTGGTGCCCATACTGATTACCAGAAAAGCGCAGAAACTTTGAAAGCTGTTCTTAAAGAAGAATTAAAAAATCTTGTTAGACTTAAACCTGAAAAATTATTGGACTTAAGATTTGAAAAGTTTTCTAAGATTGGAGTTTGGGAAGAGTAA
- a CDS encoding thioesterase family protein has product MLIHKTSIRVRYADTDKMQFVYNGKYFEYFEVGRTELLRSCGLPYRVIEDNGFQLPVLEQFVRYKNPAYYDDLLEVEAKVIEMPRPKIHIDYQIKRKETGEILAEGYTEHVFIKVDTKKAVRPPQFYIDAILPYISQDNK; this is encoded by the coding sequence ATGCTAATACACAAAACATCAATTCGCGTACGATATGCAGATACAGATAAAATGCAATTCGTTTATAATGGAAAGTACTTTGAATACTTTGAGGTTGGCAGAACTGAATTACTCAGATCTTGTGGTTTACCTTACAGAGTGATTGAAGATAATGGTTTTCAGTTGCCTGTTCTTGAACAATTTGTACGTTACAAGAATCCCGCGTATTACGATGACTTGCTGGAAGTAGAAGCAAAGGTAATTGAGATGCCGCGACCTAAAATTCATATTGATTACCAAATTAAAAGAAAAGAAACTGGCGAAATTTTAGCTGAAGGTTACACTGAACACGTTTTTATAAAAGTGGATACAAAAAAAGCGGTTCGCCCTCCGCAGTTTTATATTGATGCTATACTTCCTTATATCAGTCAGGATAATAAATGA
- the nadC gene encoding carboxylating nicotinate-nucleotide diphosphorylase, which yields MKHQKKIDKIIKSAFKEDIGSGDITTIATISKSIKSDGRFIAKEDGIVAGLEIVKRVFDLYDKKLKFKTFFQNGDAIKKGDIIAIVSGSASSILTSERTALNFLQRMSGIASYANKFSEIIKHTNAKVIDTRKTVPGLRILDKLAVSYGGCQNHRIGLYDMFLIKDNHIAAAGSILNAVHSCIKLMKKKNKKFKIEVETENLEKVAEALEAKADIIMLDNFDIDKMAEAVQMINGKAKIEASGGVTLDSVKQIAETGVDFISVGALTHSVKALDISLELENRN from the coding sequence ATGAAACACCAAAAGAAAATTGACAAAATAATTAAAAGTGCATTTAAAGAAGATATTGGAAGTGGCGATATTACAACAATTGCTACCATTTCTAAATCAATTAAAAGTGACGGAAGATTTATTGCTAAAGAAGATGGAATTGTTGCGGGATTGGAAATTGTAAAAAGAGTTTTTGATTTATATGACAAAAAATTAAAGTTTAAAACCTTTTTTCAAAATGGCGATGCGATAAAGAAGGGGGACATTATTGCAATTGTTTCCGGTAGTGCCTCATCAATTTTAACATCTGAAAGAACTGCTTTAAATTTTTTGCAAAGGATGAGTGGAATTGCGTCTTACGCAAATAAATTTTCAGAAATTATTAAACACACAAATGCAAAAGTAATTGATACAAGAAAAACAGTTCCGGGCTTGCGTATTTTGGATAAGCTTGCTGTATCGTATGGCGGCTGCCAAAACCATCGGATTGGTTTATATGACATGTTCCTAATTAAAGATAACCATATTGCTGCGGCTGGATCAATTTTAAATGCGGTACATTCCTGTATTAAGTTGATGAAGAAGAAAAATAAGAAATTCAAAATTGAAGTTGAAACAGAAAACCTTGAAAAGGTTGCGGAAGCATTAGAAGCAAAAGCTGATATAATTATGCTTGATAATTTTGATATTGATAAGATGGCAGAAGCTGTTCAAATGATAAATGGTAAAGCAAAGATAGAAGCCTCCGGAGGTGTAACTCTGGATTCAGTTAAACAAATTGCAGAAACCGGAGTAGATTTTATTTCAGTTGGAGCATTAACTCACAGCGTAAAAGCGCTTGATATATCATTGGAATTAGAAAATAGAAATTAG
- a CDS encoding sugar transferase: MNKKIEILLLLITDFIAIGLTWFAYYYIRVDAGFVIYTIKPGLFLPGLVIYFYWFIIFLFVGMYRTWFAASRFDELSTLFKASFVGIFILFFLIFVDDTSSPDATSKSRFLIFIYWGFFLSFVGFGRLFIRSLQRNLLIKGFGRKNTLIVGFNQRANNLHDQIIRYRALGLDIVGYIATIPENIEKEYRGVKVLDSVENIGAVNELFGIKEVIIALDKHQEDVVMNVISKCDSNAVGIKILADLYELISGQARTSHIYGFPLIDIMPELMPEWEKKIKRLMDITISLIILILTAPITILTFIAIKLDTKGPIFYKQNRAGMNGREFNIIKFRSMKQDAEKLSGPVWSQKNDPRITRVGRVIRTVRIDEIPQMINILKGEMSLVGPRPERPFFVEKLSEEIPLYKKRLRVRPGVTGWAQVKHKYDESIEDVKTKLRYDLFYIENMSLRMDLKIIFRTVFVVLFGKGHFD, from the coding sequence GTGAACAAAAAAATTGAAATATTGCTTCTGCTTATTACGGATTTTATTGCAATTGGCTTAACCTGGTTTGCATATTATTATATCAGGGTAGACGCAGGGTTTGTAATTTACACAATCAAACCAGGTTTATTCTTACCGGGCTTGGTAATTTATTTCTATTGGTTCATTATTTTTCTTTTTGTGGGAATGTATCGGACGTGGTTTGCAGCATCACGGTTTGATGAACTTTCCACATTATTCAAAGCATCATTTGTCGGAATCTTTATACTGTTTTTTTTAATTTTTGTTGATGATACTTCATCACCTGATGCCACATCAAAAAGCAGATTCCTGATTTTTATTTACTGGGGATTTTTCCTTTCCTTTGTTGGATTCGGTAGACTTTTCATCCGTAGCTTACAAAGAAATCTTCTAATAAAAGGATTTGGCAGAAAAAACACGTTGATAGTCGGATTCAATCAAAGAGCAAATAATCTTCACGACCAGATTATTCGTTATAGGGCGCTTGGACTTGATATTGTTGGTTACATTGCAACTATTCCTGAAAATATTGAAAAAGAATACCGGGGCGTAAAGGTGTTGGATTCTGTTGAAAATATTGGTGCAGTAAACGAACTTTTTGGGATAAAAGAAGTTATTATTGCATTGGATAAACACCAGGAAGATGTTGTGATGAATGTTATTTCTAAGTGCGATAGTAATGCAGTCGGAATAAAAATTCTTGCCGATCTTTATGAATTAATAAGCGGGCAGGCAAGAACTTCGCACATTTATGGTTTTCCGCTTATTGATATTATGCCAGAGCTGATGCCTGAATGGGAGAAAAAAATCAAGCGATTGATGGATATTACAATTTCATTAATCATTTTAATACTAACTGCACCAATAACTATTTTAACTTTTATCGCTATAAAATTAGATACCAAAGGTCCAATCTTTTATAAACAAAATAGAGCGGGTATGAATGGCAGGGAATTTAACATTATTAAATTCCGTTCCATGAAGCAAGATGCAGAAAAATTATCAGGTCCTGTATGGTCGCAAAAAAATGATCCGCGGATTACAAGAGTTGGAAGAGTTATACGCACTGTAAGAATTGATGAAATCCCGCAAATGATTAATATTCTAAAAGGGGAAATGAGCCTTGTTGGACCACGCCCGGAAAGACCTTTCTTTGTAGAAAAACTTTCGGAAGAAATCCCATTGTACAAAAAGAGATTACGAGTTCGCCCCGGAGTAACTGGCTGGGCGCAGGTAAAACATAAATATGATGAGAGTATTGAAGATGTAAAAACAAAACTTCGGTACGATCTTTTTTATATAGAAAATATGTCGCTTAGAATGGATCTAAAAATTATTTTCCGTACTGTCTTTGTCGTTCTGTTCGGCAAAGGACATTTTGATTAA
- a CDS encoding DegT/DnrJ/EryC1/StrS family aminotransferase, translating to MKIPMVDLKKQYEAIKEEIDSSIMEVVESTQFILGKKVGEFESNCAGYLDVKFAIACASGTDALQVAMMALDIKTGDEVITTPFTFVATAETIAILGAVPVYVDIDEKTYNIDPEKIEAAITPKTKAIIPVHIYGQSVDLDPILAIARKHNLYVIEDAAQAFGTEYKGKKVCGFGDVAATSYFPSKNLGAYGDAGMMFTQDEKIAEKLKMIALHGSKERYIHEILGVNSRMDTLQAAVLNVKLKHIDEWNKARAKNADLYREGLKNADLILPYVAEFSTHIYHQFTIRVKDRDGLQKHLTEKGIPSAVHYPIPLHMQPAFKDVNRKYNLPIADKMAKEVVSLPMFPELTKEQIVYITEAIIEFVGKK from the coding sequence ATGAAAATCCCAATGGTTGACCTTAAAAAACAATATGAAGCAATTAAAGAAGAAATTGATTCATCAATAATGGAAGTGGTTGAATCAACACAATTTATTCTTGGAAAAAAAGTAGGCGAATTTGAAAGCAACTGTGCTGGTTACCTGGATGTGAAATTTGCAATTGCTTGTGCAAGTGGAACAGATGCATTGCAAGTTGCAATGATGGCTCTTGATATAAAAACTGGTGATGAAGTTATTACTACTCCATTTACTTTTGTTGCAACTGCAGAAACTATCGCCATCCTTGGTGCAGTGCCGGTTTATGTTGATATAGATGAAAAGACTTACAATATCGATCCGGAAAAAATTGAAGCTGCAATTACTCCAAAAACGAAAGCAATTATTCCTGTTCACATTTACGGACAATCTGTTGATCTTGATCCGATTTTGGCTATTGCCAGAAAACATAATCTTTATGTTATTGAAGATGCAGCACAGGCATTTGGAACCGAGTATAAAGGAAAAAAAGTTTGTGGATTTGGTGATGTTGCTGCAACAAGTTATTTCCCAAGTAAAAATCTTGGCGCATATGGTGATGCAGGTATGATGTTTACGCAGGATGAAAAGATTGCGGAAAAGTTAAAGATGATTGCACTTCACGGTTCTAAAGAACGTTACATACATGAAATACTTGGTGTAAATTCCCGTATGGATACATTGCAGGCCGCAGTTCTGAATGTTAAATTGAAACATATCGATGAGTGGAACAAAGCCCGAGCAAAGAATGCTGATTTGTACCGGGAAGGATTAAAAAATGCTGATTTAATACTTCCATACGTTGCAGAATTTTCTACACATATTTATCATCAGTTTACAATTAGAGTAAAGGATAGAGACGGCTTACAAAAACATCTTACAGAAAAAGGAATTCCTTCGGCAGTACATTATCCAATTCCTTTACATATGCAGCCGGCTTTTAAGGATGTAAATAGAAAATATAATTTGCCAATAGCTGATAAAATGGCAAAAGAAGTTGTTTCTTTACCAATGTTTCCGGAACTAACAAAGGAACAAATTGTATATATTACTGAAGCAATAATTGAATTTGTTGGGAAGAAATAA
- a CDS encoding polyprenol monophosphomannose synthase: MKEKALVIIPTFNELDNLQELLPDLQKRHPDLDILIVDDNSPDGTANFVKQLMTTDPRIKILERPGKMGLGTAYVAGFNYMLQNGYDLAFQMDADYSHHPKEIKHLLKAIEENDLVIGSRYISGVNVVNWPMRRLLLSYFANKYTKFVTGIPVADATGGFKCFRRKVLESIDLNRIKSNGYSFQIEMNFKSWKAGYKIKEVPIIFVDRTKGSSKMSKKIVREAVLMVWKLRLRSILGKL; this comes from the coding sequence ATGAAAGAAAAAGCATTAGTAATTATTCCGACTTTTAACGAACTGGATAACCTTCAGGAACTTTTACCTGATTTGCAAAAACGCCATCCGGATTTAGATATTCTTATTGTTGATGATAATTCGCCAGATGGAACTGCAAATTTTGTAAAGCAGTTGATGACCACGGATCCAAGGATAAAAATACTGGAACGACCTGGTAAAATGGGTTTGGGAACAGCCTATGTTGCTGGATTCAACTATATGCTTCAAAATGGGTACGATTTAGCTTTCCAAATGGATGCTGATTATTCCCATCATCCAAAAGAAATAAAACATCTTTTAAAAGCTATTGAAGAAAATGATTTAGTAATTGGTAGCCGGTATATTAGCGGAGTTAATGTGGTAAACTGGCCAATGAGAAGATTATTATTAAGTTATTTTGCCAATAAATACACAAAATTTGTAACAGGAATTCCGGTTGCTGACGCTACGGGTGGATTCAAATGTTTCAGAAGAAAAGTTCTTGAATCGATTGATTTGAACAGAATAAAATCCAATGGTTATTCGTTCCAGATAGAAATGAATTTCAAATCCTGGAAAGCTGGATATAAAATTAAAGAAGTACCAATAATTTTTGTTGATCGTACAAAGGGCAGCTCCAAAATGTCCAAGAAGATTGTAAGAGAGGCTGTCCTTATGGTTTGGAAGCTAAGACTAAGAAGTATTTTAGGAAAATTATAA
- a CDS encoding glycosyltransferase, producing the protein MNNIDLSIIIVNYNVKEFLQNLLGSIHKSAKNIATEIIVVDNSSDDGSVESIKEKFPDVKLIANKENVGFGVANNQGLKIAKGRLILLLNPDTIVQEDTFQKLIEFFNNTPDAGLAGCKIINSDGSLQLACRRSFPGPWTSFCKVTGLSKLFPKSRLFSRYNLTYLDENKTYEVDAISGAFMMFRREVYEKVGGFDPQFFMYGEDLDLCYRTQKAGYKVYYVHSTQIIHYKGESTKRSSLDETKVFYDAMHLFVKKHFSTSLLVQFILDLAIILRQVVAFINVYKFVLIAIIFDFIFFDVALFLADKLYASPHWHGFPDNTLLTVYTLPALIQIIISSLLGSYRKDSFSVLRILYSIFIGFFIVSSTTYFFKQYAYSRAIVIITYLILFLIFPIWRIVVKSVFKFGLKAELSKTRTLVVGTNQESINLALKLKARFTTIHNIIGLIGKSRKYLGKQIENFEVVGSLENIRKVIRENQINEVIFSSSDITYSEMLAVVSKCQGENVEFKVAGNELDFLVGKSSITMLDDIPLLNIYYNISSVTSKLSKFFFDFIIAFPILILIFPFVLVLHKVTKKKSDLINFVLSIPSIFARQSSLVGPQTNRDINLYLGKKGLTGLWYTEGFDSKDKDEAVKLDIFYAKNQNIWLDLEILGKTISKMLNN; encoded by the coding sequence ATGAACAACATTGACCTTTCAATTATAATAGTAAACTACAACGTCAAGGAGTTCCTTCAAAACCTCCTTGGCTCAATACATAAAAGTGCAAAGAATATTGCAACAGAAATTATTGTTGTCGATAATTCATCTGATGATGGAAGTGTAGAATCCATTAAAGAAAAATTTCCTGATGTTAAATTAATTGCCAATAAAGAAAATGTTGGCTTTGGTGTTGCAAACAACCAGGGATTAAAGATTGCCAAAGGAAGATTAATTCTTCTATTAAATCCTGATACAATCGTTCAAGAGGATACATTCCAAAAACTAATAGAATTTTTTAATAATACACCGGATGCCGGTTTGGCTGGATGTAAAATTATAAATTCGGATGGATCACTTCAACTTGCATGCAGAAGAAGCTTCCCCGGTCCGTGGACTTCCTTTTGCAAGGTTACAGGCTTAAGTAAATTATTTCCAAAGAGCAGATTATTTTCTCGGTACAATTTAACATATCTGGATGAAAACAAAACATACGAAGTTGATGCAATATCCGGCGCATTCATGATGTTTCGCCGGGAAGTTTATGAAAAAGTTGGTGGCTTCGATCCGCAATTTTTTATGTATGGTGAAGATTTGGATTTGTGTTACAGAACGCAAAAAGCAGGTTACAAAGTTTATTATGTTCACTCAACACAAATAATTCATTACAAAGGAGAAAGCACTAAGCGTAGCAGTCTTGATGAAACAAAAGTATTTTATGATGCTATGCACTTATTTGTAAAAAAACATTTTTCAACTTCTCTGCTTGTTCAATTTATTTTGGATCTGGCAATAATTCTTCGGCAGGTTGTTGCTTTTATAAATGTGTATAAATTTGTTTTGATAGCAATTATCTTCGATTTTATTTTTTTTGATGTAGCTCTTTTTCTGGCTGATAAATTATATGCATCACCACACTGGCATGGTTTTCCAGATAACACATTGCTTACAGTTTATACACTTCCAGCTTTAATTCAAATAATAATTTCCAGCTTGCTTGGCTCTTACAGAAAAGACTCTTTTTCCGTATTAAGAATTCTTTATTCTATTTTCATCGGATTTTTTATTGTTTCATCAACAACATACTTTTTTAAACAATATGCTTACAGCCGGGCGATTGTAATAATAACTTATTTAATTCTTTTTCTAATTTTTCCTATTTGGAGGATTGTTGTTAAAAGTGTTTTCAAATTTGGATTGAAAGCTGAACTTAGTAAAACCAGAACTCTGGTTGTTGGAACAAACCAGGAATCAATAAATCTTGCATTAAAATTAAAAGCAAGGTTTACCACAATCCATAATATCATTGGATTGATTGGTAAGAGCAGAAAATATCTTGGCAAACAAATAGAAAATTTTGAGGTAGTGGGCAGCTTGGAAAATATTAGAAAGGTAATCCGGGAAAACCAAATTAACGAGGTTATTTTTTCTTCAAGCGATATTACCTACAGCGAAATGCTTGCTGTTGTATCCAAATGCCAGGGCGAAAATGTTGAATTTAAAGTTGCCGGAAACGAACTTGATTTTCTAGTTGGTAAATCATCCATAACAATGTTGGATGATATTCCTCTGTTAAACATTTATTATAATATTTCATCAGTTACTAGTAAGCTGTCAAAATTCTTCTTCGATTTCATTATTGCTTTTCCAATTTTAATTTTGATATTTCCTTTTGTACTTGTCTTACACAAAGTAACAAAGAAAAAAAGCGACTTAATTAATTTTGTTCTAAGCATTCCTTCCATCTTTGCCCGGCAATCAAGTTTAGTAGGACCACAAACCAATAGAGATATAAATCTATATCTTGGCAAAAAAGGTCTTACCGGGCTCTGGTATACAGAAGGATTTGATTCTAAAGATAAAGATGAAGCAGTTAAGCTGGATATTTTTTATGCAAAAAATCAAAACATCTGGCTTGATTTGGAAATCCTTGGCAAGACAATTAGCAAAATGTTAAATAATTGA
- a CDS encoding flippase: MKEKFKELTKDTAIYGISTILSRFLNFILVPFYTNVFSTAEFGIQNTIYSYIAFFNIIYLYGMDSAFLKYASMKEERDSRTVFSTSFLFVLLTSVIFSILIVSFKPAISPLIDLPVKQSGLLNYVSLILFFDALTMIPFGHLRLIRKAKKFALIRTINIIINVALNLILILKYHMGIEAVFISNLAASIFSLAALLPDILSNISFKLRLDSLKELLKFGIPYLPAGLASIVIQVIDRPVLQKLTNESTVGIYSANYKLGIFMMLYVSMFQFAWQPFFLNNAKLKNAKEIFGKVLTYFVLVGSIVLVLLSLFIDDLVKIQIFNHRSIIESAYWGGLNIIPIILLAYLFNGIYVNLTAGIFIEGKTQFIPYITGLGAFINIAFNFLLIPVIGIMGAALATLASYVVMAIGLYFVVQNFYKIEYEYKKLLKICISLILTGLLYYSVAINHIFYKMILFVFFFFLLYLFKVVKISDVKSMRNLFRFDSRSERGKNLSNTEDVIK, encoded by the coding sequence ATGAAAGAAAAGTTTAAAGAACTTACAAAAGATACTGCCATCTATGGAATTAGCACTATTCTTAGCCGATTTCTAAATTTCATTCTTGTTCCTTTCTATACTAATGTTTTTTCTACTGCTGAATTCGGAATTCAAAATACAATTTACTCGTACATCGCTTTCTTTAATATCATTTATTTATATGGCATGGATTCAGCCTTTCTGAAATATGCTTCGATGAAAGAGGAAAGAGATTCTCGTACTGTGTTCTCAACGTCGTTTTTATTTGTTCTTTTAACTTCAGTAATTTTTTCGATTTTAATTGTTTCATTTAAGCCGGCTATTTCTCCATTAATTGATCTTCCTGTAAAACAATCTGGATTACTTAATTATGTTTCTCTAATTCTCTTTTTCGATGCACTAACAATGATTCCATTTGGGCATTTGAGATTAATCAGAAAAGCAAAAAAGTTTGCGCTTATAAGAACAATTAATATAATTATCAATGTTGCTCTTAACCTGATTTTAATTCTGAAATATCACATGGGTATTGAGGCTGTCTTTATAAGTAATTTAGCCGCTTCTATTTTTTCACTTGCCGCGCTTTTGCCGGATATTTTAAGTAACATTTCTTTCAAGCTGAGATTAGATTCCTTAAAAGAATTGTTGAAATTCGGAATTCCATATTTGCCGGCTGGACTTGCTTCAATAGTTATTCAGGTTATTGATAGACCGGTTTTGCAAAAACTAACTAATGAAAGCACCGTTGGAATATATTCAGCCAATTATAAACTGGGAATTTTTATGATGCTTTATGTTTCCATGTTCCAGTTTGCCTGGCAGCCTTTTTTTTTGAACAACGCCAAATTAAAAAATGCAAAAGAAATTTTTGGCAAGGTGCTTACTTATTTTGTACTTGTCGGAAGTATCGTTTTAGTTTTGCTTTCTCTTTTTATTGATGATTTGGTTAAAATACAAATCTTTAACCATCGTTCAATAATTGAATCCGCTTATTGGGGAGGATTAAATATTATTCCTATCATTCTTTTAGCGTATCTGTTCAATGGAATATATGTTAACTTAACAGCAGGAATTTTTATTGAAGGGAAAACTCAATTTATTCCATACATAACCGGTCTTGGTGCATTTATAAATATTGCATTTAACTTTTTGCTTATTCCAGTTATAGGAATTATGGGCGCAGCGCTTGCAACCCTTGCCAGTTATGTGGTGATGGCAATTGGACTTTATTTTGTTGTTCAAAATTTTTATAAAATTGAATATGAATATAAAAAACTGCTGAAAATTTGTATTTCATTAATTCTTACTGGACTTTTATATTACTCGGTGGCAATTAATCATATTTTTTATAAAATGATACTTTTCGTTTTTTTCTTTTTTCTGCTTTATCTTTTTAAAGTTGTAAAAATTAGTGATGTTAAAAGCATGAGAAATTTATTTAGATTTGATTCCAGAAGTGAAAGGGGAAAAAATTTATCAAATACAGAAGATGTAATTAAATAA